The Microcystis panniformis FACHB-1757 region TCTTACGATCAAGCTTTAGAAATTAAACCCGATGACCATCAAGCTTGGTACAACCGAGGGATTGCGTTAAAGAATTTAGGCAGATTAGAAGAAGCGATCGCATCTTACGACAAAGCTTTAGAAATTAAACCCGATGACCATCAAGCTTGGACCAACCGAGGGAATGCGTTAAGGAATTTAGGCAGATGGGCAGAAGCGATCGCCTCTTACTACCAAGCGGTAGCCATTAAATCCGATGACCATCAAGCTTAGTCTGACCGAGGGTGGGCGATTTGTTCTCTGGGTAAAATAGGGCTAGATCAACTAACAGAATACAGCGATCCTTACCATTGGGCAGCCTATACCCTGACTGGACAGGACTAACTTATGGAAATTCCCAAAACAATTATCGATCTTGAAGCGCTGCTAATTGCCCTCGCACAGCAGACTGAACCTTTGCCAGAATATCTACAGCGATCGCTCAAAGAAATTGAACGATTATTAAGGGAAGAACAACCCCAGGCAGCAACACAATTGCGGCAACTTGTCAAGGATTTTCCCCCCCTAGAAAAAGCTTATAAAAAAGCGATCGAAGAATTAGACGCAGCCTATGCTAACCAAGAACGCACCAAAAGTTTAAGCGTCATTTTTCCCGATAGTTTAGATTTCGAGGCCCTATTTATTAATGATGTTATTCCTAGCCAAGATTGGGTAAAAACTGCCCAAAAATTAGCTGGATCCCCCCTTGATCACGAGGGTGCTGATTCCCCTCGATTTTGGGATAAAGCCGATCGCCTGATGGTGGTAACGGTGGGAGGTGCAGCCCTAGGGGGATCGATTGCGGGAGTTTATGGCGCGGTTATTGGTGCGATATTAGCGGCGGGCTGCGGATGGTATATTACCTTTAGAAAAGCAAAATCAGCATAAATTTTTGATGAAGATTGTTAACATTGAAAACTTTCTTTTGTTAATCGGAACCTTGGTCATTACCGCAAGCGTGGCAGTGGTTACAAGAAGACGGCAGCGACGGGGAAACAATAAATCTTATCTAGAAATTCTTTTCGTTTCTGGGTTAACTTTGTGGACTGCATTTACCCTATTTAAGGTGGTCTATAAAGTGTTAACCGATGAAAATTTTCAGAAATGCCTTGGTTCGGATAGTCAAATCCCTCTTTTGCTAGGTGCTGTTGTCGGTATCTATATTTCTATTAACGAGATTCGGAAATTATTTGAAGCGAAGTAATAGAAATGCCAGCTTTATCCATATCCAAAAGTTATACTAAATCCTGTTGAGAAGGTATAGAATAGGCGTTGGGTTTCATGCTTTAACTCAACCTAAGTTCTATAAACATTATCAGTAAACCCCAAAAAAAAGGAAGCTAAATCATGAAAATTACTATCGATATTCCCGATGAATTGCTTCAACATTACAACTACAATAATCTTACCCGTGAAATTTTAGAGGCTTTGGTGGTGCAGGCCTACCGAGCGGAAAAAATCACCAGTGCCGAGGTCGGAAGTATTTTAGGTCTATCTTCTCGTTGGGTGGTGGATGCTTTTTTGAAAAACCACGATGCCGATTTACATTACGATGAAGTCGATCTAGACAGCGATCGCAAGACTCTTCAGCAACTTCGCAACAAACACGATCATAGTCTTTTATGATAGTCGTTTCAATTAAATTGAAGATAGATTTCGCCTTTGATACCCCCTTGATCCTAGGGTTGATTCATAGTAGGGTTGATTCATGAATCAACCCTACTACCCTTAATAAGGGGGGCGCTGATGATTTTTAACACCTACCTACTTAAAACTACATTCCCATAATTTCGTAACCGGAATCTACATAAATAATCTGACCGGTAATACCACTAGAAAGATCACTGGCTAAAAAAGCGGCCGTATTTCCCACCTCAATTTGTGTCACGGTGCGATGTAAAGGAGCGATTTCTTCCACATGATGGATCATATCAAGAATTCCCCCCACGGCCGAAGATGCCAAGGTGCGAATTGGACCGGCGGAAATACCATTAACTCGGATCTTTTGGCCACCTAATTCCGCGGCTAAATAGCGAACACTCATTTCTAAACCTGCTTTTGCCACCCCCATTAAATTATAGTTAGGAATTACCTTGACACCGCCGAGATAGGTAAGAGTGATAATACTTCCCCCTGCCGTCATCAAAGGTTTAGCTGATCGCGCTAGACGGGTTAGGGAAAAAGTGCTAATATCTAGGGATTTAGTGAAAGCTTCCCGAGGGATGGCGGTAAAATCGCCCGTTAAACCCTCTTTATCGGCAAAAGCGAGACAGTGAATCAAAATATCCAGTTTACCCCATTTTTCCGCCACTGTAGCGAAAGTATCTTCTACCTGTTGGTCATTTTGGACATCGCAGGGGACATAAAAAGCGGGATTAAGTTCATCGGCCAATTCTCGCACTTTTTTCTCAAAGCGGCCTTTTTCGTCGGGGAGATAGGTGACACCGATATTTGCACCAGCTTGATGGAGTTGTTGGGCAATTCCCCAAGCGATCGAGCGATTATTGGCAATTCCTGTCACTAGGGCGTTTTTTCCCGTTAAATCTAACATAGTTCTCGTTTCTCTTACAAAAATCTCCCCAATAGCCGACCCCAGCGAGATTCGGTATAATAGGGATACAGATAACGGGGCAGCAATGATCACCCCTCCCCCATTGTCTGGCAAAAAGCGCCCAAAACTTTTCCCAGTTTAGGCAGCGGTTATGTTTAATAGAGGTGACACTCGTTGCATAATAAAAACAATTTTCCCCTTTTTTGGATGTGAGATGGACTTATCCCTAATACAAGATAAACCCCTAGCAGATGTGTTCCGTCGAATCGGCAGCGGCAATTTCCCCCCGGTGGTGGAATTGTTCGAGCGTGGCAAAACGATCTTTTTCCCTGGAGATCCCGCCGAAAGAGTCTATTTTTTGCTGAAAGGAGCCGTTAAGTTGTCGCGAGTCTATGAAGCGGGAGAAGAAATTACCGTGGCTCTACTGCGGGAAAATAGCGTCTTTGGTGTGCTATCCTTACTCACCGGCCAGCGATCGGATCGTTTTTATCATGCCGTGGCTTTTACTCCGGTAGAATTACTCTCGGCCCCGATCGATCAGGTAGAAAGATCCCTCCGCAATAATCCCGATTTATCAATGTTGATGCTGCAGGGTTTGTCCTCGCGGATTCTGCAAACGGAAATGATGATCGAAACCTTGGCTCACCGGGATATGGGTTCACGTTTGGTCAGTTTTTTGTTAATTCTCTGTCGTGATTTTGGGGTTCCCACCACCGATGGCATCCGGGTGGATCTAAAATTGTCTCACCAAGCGATCGCAGAAGCGATCGGTTCTACTCGCGTCACTGTCACCCGTTTATTGGGAGAGCTGCGGGATCAAGAAATGGTCTCAATTTACAAGAAGAAAATTACCGTCCATAATCCCGTCGCTCTCAGTCAACAATTTACTTAAATTCTGGATGACTAGCGCTTATATTTTGGTTTTGGCCATCGTGGTTTTAGGTGGTCTGATAGCGGCGGTTGGCGATCGCATAGGGAGCCGTATCGGTAAGAAAAGGATGCGTTTATTTAATCTGCGTCCGAAACAAACCGCAACTTTAATGACGATTGTAACGGGAATTTTGATCGCCGGCTCCACTTTAATTGTCTTGTTTGCTTCTAGTAAATCCCTGCGTCAAGGGGTTTTTGAACTGGATCGTCTTTTAAATGAACGTCGTGCCGCTATTAAGGATTTAGAAAGTCAGGTCAGAAAAACCACCGAACAAAAAAATCAGGTGGAAAAGGCTTTAAAAACAGCTAAAAGTGAACAGATAGCTGTGCAGAAACGTCTAGAGGTTCTTAACAAAAATTATCAAGCTTCGCGTCAACGTTTGCGATTAGTTTCGGGACAGTTGGAAAAGTTTCGGAAGGAAGTGGCTAATTTAAATAATGAACGAGTTATTTTAACTAATCAAAAGGCACAGTTAAGCAGTCAACGGGATCAATTGTTCCAACAAAAATCAATTCTTTCTAGTCAGATAAATCAACTACAAACCACCGTTAAAGTTAGAGATAAAGAGTTGGCTAATCAACAAAAATTATTAACAACCAGACAAGCGCGACTTCAACAGTTGGAAACCCAACAAAAAACCCTACAGCTAGAAATTGATCGCCGGGATCAACGCATTGGAGAACTTGATCGATCGATCGTCGATAAAAATTTAGCTTTGGAACAGCGTGAGGGAAAATTAAAAGATTTAGAAACCCAAATGGCTTTTCTTAAGCGGGAAGTGGAAGTTTTAGAACAATACTATCAAACCTATCAAGAATTGCGGGAAAAACAAATCGCTATTTTCCGGGGACAGGTGTTATCTTTTGGAGCTTTTCGTATTGTTGATCCCCAAGCTATTGTCACCGTTATCGATAAGTTATTGCGGGAAGCGAATATGAATGCTATCCGTGCCACCCAACCGAATCAGCCTAATTTTGACCAGCGTTTAGTTAAGATCACAAAAGCACAGGTAGAACAGTTAAGTCAACAATTACAGGACGGTAAAGAATATGTGGTGAGAATCCTTTCCGCAGGTAATTATGTCTTAGGAGAAACCGAGATTCGTGTCTTTGCTGATGTGGTTCCCAATCAAAGAGTTTTTGAGGAGAAACAGGTAATCGCTGCCGTTTCTATTGATCCGCAAAATATGACAGAAGAAGACCTGCAAAAGCGTTTAGATTTACTCTTAGCTTCGGCTCAATTTCGCGCTAGAAGTGCGGGAGTTTTAGGGTCAATTCAAGTGGAAGATGGTTTATTAACTACGGTAGTTAACTTTATCGATCAAGTCAAAAGGTCGGGTAATTCTATCGAGACACTTGAGGCAGTTGCTGCTAGTAAAACTAATACATCTGGACCCTTAACTTTGCGTTTGGTAGCGGTAAAAGATGGTAAAATTGTTTTTAGTACGTCCTCTTAAAAGATAGCTAAAGTTAGGAGTTGAGATTAAAATCAATTCCTTCGTAAATATCGACAAGATTTAAGCTAATTCCTAAAGAATCTAGGGATATAATTCCCCTTGCTGGGGTGTATTCTTGCAATAACCAATTATTCTCTGAGGTTTTGCTATAGGATTCTATTAGTATCTCCCCTTGACTGACGAGAAGATATTGGTTTAATTGGGGTATAGAACGATAATAACGAAATTTATCACCCCGATCATAACTAGAGGTAGAAGGGGATAAAACTTCGATAATTAGGCAGGGATTTAAAATTTCATCGTTGCGATTATCACTAAATAATGGTTCCCCGGCAATAATCATTAAATCTGGGTATAAACCGCGATTATATTGGGGTATCCATAGTCGCAAATCACTGGGAAAGACTTCATAAATAGTTTTCCTTAAAGCATTGTCTAACAAGCGAATTAAATTGCGTACCAGTCGATTATGATTGATGCTTCCCCCTGTCATCTCGATAATTTCTCCGTCGTGATATTCGTGTTTAACCTCGGCTATGGTTTCTAAATTACGATATTCTTCTAAGCTGAGGGTTTTGGTAGGAGATCGAGTTAGCATTTTCTCTGTCACAGAATTTTTAATCCTCCTGATTATAACCTAGATCACAGAAAAAAAGGTTATCATTCATAAATTATTCCTCAATTAAAATCAATTCCTTCGTAAATATCGGCAAGATTTAAGCTAATTCCTAAAGAATCTAGGGATATAATTCCCCTTGCTGGGGTGTATTCTTGTAATAACCAACTATTTTCTGATGTTTTGCTATAGGATTCTATTAGTATCTCCCCTTGACTGACGAGAAGATATTGGTTTAATTGGGGTATAGAACGATAATAACGAAATTTATCACCCCGATCATAACTAGAGGTGGAAGAGGATAAAACTTCGATAATTACACAGGGATTTAAAATTTCATCGTTGCGATTATCACTAAATAATGGTTCCCCAGCAATGATCATTAAATCTGGGTATAAACCGCGATTATATTGGGGTATCCATAGACGTAGATCGCTAGATTGAAGACGATAATTAGTTCCTCTTAAAGCTAATTTTAGCAGGACAATAAGATTAATGAGAATACTATTATGATTGATGCTTCCCCCTGTCATCTCGATAATTTCCCCGTCGTGATATTCGTGTTTAACCTCGGCAATGGTTTCTAAATTACGATATGCTTCTAAGCTGAGGGTTTTGGGAGGAGATGAAGTCAACATTTTTCTAGATTAGAGCTTCTTTTATTTAATCATAACACAATTAATGCTACCCATTTAATTCTAATTCCCCTTGGAGAAAATCAATAAATTGTCTAGCAGTTCTTCCCGATCGCCCATTATGTTGGGTTGCCCATTGTTTGGCACGAAATTCTAATTCTTCTAAGCTAATTTTTAATTTAGCTAAACTGGCTAAATGACGCACTATTTCCAAATATTTTTCTTGATTAGCAGGTTCAAAAGTGAGGGTTAAACCAAAGCGATCACTAAAGGATAATTTTTCTTGTACTGTGTCCCAATTATGCACTTCATCACTATCTTTTGGTTGTGGTCGATCCGCAAAAAATTCTCTGACTAAATGTCGGCGATTAGAAGTGGCATAAACTACGACATTTTTCGGTCTAGCGGTGACGCTTCCCTCTAAAACAACTTTTAAAGCTTTAAAAGCTTCATCGTCTTCTTCAAAGGATAAATCATCGACAAAGATAATAAATTTTTGGGGCAAATCTCGCAAGATTTCAATAATTAATGGTAGGTCTTTTAACTGCGATTTTGCCACTTCAATTAAGCGCAATCCCTGACTATGATATTTTTGCAATAATCCCTTAACCAGAGAGGATTTTCCTGAACCACGGCAACCATAGAGTAAGACATTTAAAGCGGGATAACCTGCTAATAAAAACTCAGTGTTTTTAATCAAGGTTTTCTTAGCCATTTCATAACCGACTATGTCTTGAATCTGCACGGGATCGGGATGAGTAATTCCTTGTAATCTGCCTTCTTGCCACCTTAAAGCTTGATAACGGGCAAAAATTCCTGTACCACATTCGCGATAATAATCGGCTAGGTCTTCAACTAATTCTCCCCAATCTGAACTGGAATGCAGAAAACTTTCTAATTTATTGTCCACTTCCCAAGCGGGGAAAATTAGAAATTTAATTTGTTCAAAAACCGTCGAATTACTTAAGCTATAAATGCTAGAGTTATAAAGAGATTGGAGGATAGATAAATCCTGTTTAACGCCATCAATTAAAGATTCAGGTAACTCCGAAACAATTTTTTTCTGTACCTGTTGACTAAAGGGATTATCATCTAATAAAATTTGTTCGACTAGAAAATCATTCCAACTGATATTTTTAGATGCTAAACCTTGAAACAATTGACCATAAGCTTTGAGAAAATCGGCAACATTATCCGTAGATAATAGGGTAATAAATGCCTGGCCAATAGCATTATCAAAAACCCCTTGATACAAAACTAACAAGCTGACTTTTTTGTAAATTTCAGAGTTCATTTTTAATTCTCCACTAATAACTAAGATTTCATGGCCGCCTTTTGGCAATTCCTAATCCGATTTAATAATTGCCGCCTTGTAGCCGAGGGAATGCCAATCAGTTATTATACTACCAAGATAGGGCGATAAGTAGTTGGACAAAAGTAAAGTTAACTGTAGGGTAAGGAGTCAGGAGTCAGGAGACAGGAGTCAGGAGACAGGAGACAGGAGACAGGAGACAGCTTTTGTGTATTCTCCCCACTTGCCACTTGCCACTTTCAAGTCAGGAGTCAGTAAGAATTGCGGCAATTTACATTTCTTAAGATAGACAACAGAATTTATGTCCGACTACTTAGGGTTTGCTGAAAAAGTTTGTTGGTGGGGTTAGGAGTCAGGAGTCAGGAGTCAGGAGTCAGTAGCTGGTCGTTTCAGGCTTTGTTGCCCTCTTTTTTTTGTACCATTTTATGTACTACGAGAGGGATAATGCAAGGTTTTTGAGAGTCCCAATCGGATTTTCGCAGCATGAACATCGGATTTTAACAGGTCAAAAGCCTTATTTTAAAAGGGTTTTACCATTATTCAGCCAACCCTACTTATCTGCAACATTAAGGTTAAAAAGGGAGAAATGCCTACCGACTAATTCTTAGGATTTCTTGAATTGATTCTCGATAAAATTGATAACCTAGAGCAGTTATCTTAATGATGAGGTATGAGGTTTTCGTTTTGGTTACACATCATCTTGAGGAGAAACGCTATATTTGATAAAATTTAACCAATCTTGGATTTCCTGTCCTAACCAGAGACATTCATCCTCGCGGAGATTCTGGCCGATAAGATAATAATTTTTAGCCGTCCGCAGACGAATCTGATAGTTACCTTCTGTGCCATTGCTATGGAGAAAAATACCCCATAAATCTTGAGTTTTAAAAGCAAATTTTTTGTAGATAAAATTGAAGACTTTATATTTAATTAAAACTTCTTGAGGTGTAAGAATTAATTGCATCTCCCGCAAACAAATAAAACCAATTAGAGCTATAATAAAGGTAAGAATCGGGGAGATAAAGACAGTGACAGTAAGGACAATCGCCAAAGACCAGAGGGTAGGAGCATCGGAAAGTAGCTTAATTTTTGGGGGTAAATTAATCTCTAAATTATCCCGGCGTTTAGCGATACGGATGGAACTGTGGGGAGGTTTTGGTAATTTCTTAGGATCGATTAAACTTGAGGCTTGGCGATAGGAGGGATGTTGGAGAAATTTCAGGGCTTCTCTGGCACTTTTAAACCGCTTTTCTACCGCCATATCGGTCATAGTTTCTAACCAATCGATTAAATCATCATCGATTGTCACCAGTTGGCGAAATTGAATTTTAGAGTCGCGGTGGGGCAGTTCTATCGGCACAATTCCCGTCAATAAATGAATTAAAGTCATGCCCAAGGCATATAAATCAGAACCCGGAACTGCCCGGCCCCAAAATTGTTCTAGGGGTGCATAACCACTCGTTCCCACCACGGTAAAAGTAACTCCTGTTGCTGCACCCCTGGACTGGACTGCGCCAAAATCTACTAAATAAACGTTATTTTCTGAGTTAATAATTAAATTACTAGGTTTAATATCTCGATGTAATACTGGGGGCGATAATTCATGCAAATAAATGAGAATTTCGAGAACTTCTTGGGCAATATTCCGAATTACCGTAGGGGGGAAACGTTGCCCCCTTTCTAAGTGATCGCTTAAGGATTCTCCGGGTATATAATCTTGTACAAGCACAAACCAAGGAATCCCGTCACCTTGATTTTTATCGAGGGAAAAATAATCGCGATAGCGGGGAATACGGGGATGATAGAGAGAAGCTAAAACGGCGGCCTCTCGTTCAAATAATTTTAATTCTTCCCATTCCATCTGGGGACTAAAAGCGAGGAGTTTAATAATTACCGATTCCTGGGATAATACATCGGTAGCTAACCAAGTTTGACGACCGATAGCGGTATTGCCTAGGCGTTGTTGTAGTTGGTAACGTTCAGCTAAAAGAGAATCAGAAGTAAAGGTCATAGTGGCTTTTCCCTTATTTAGGGTCTGCTGAAAAAGTTTTTCCTGGGGACAGGGTGTGGGGTTGGGGGGGCCACACCCCACACCCCACACCCCACCCCTATAACTTATTTAGAAAAACCAGCCGTAGGAATGAAGTCCTTTACCTAAAAGATTCACCCCTAAATAACATACCCAAACCACAACAAAACCACTCGCCGCTAGAATAGCTGGTTTTCTTCCCTGCCATCCCCGGGTAATGCGGGCATGGAGATAAGCGGCAAACACTAACCAAGTAATTAGCGCCCAAGTTTCTTTCGGGTCCCAACTCCAATAGGAACCCCAAGCTTCATTGGCCCAAACTGCTCCGGCGATGATACCGATAGTGAGAAGGGGAAAACCGAGGCCAATGACCCGATAACTGATATTATCGAGGGTTTCCGCCAAGCTAAGACGTTGGGGCGAAAGAGTCGCCATCGCTGTTAAGGTGGGAGTTAAAAGGGCGGTTGGGCCACCGTTAGCCGTTTCCAGGAAAATTGGCGCAGAAAGAGTGGTAGATAACTTATTTTGGAGACGATAGGCCCCCGTACCCACGGAACTGCCTTTTAACTCGATATTTTGACCTCTCGTGACGATCAAAAAAGCGATCGCCATTAGGGAACCCACCATCAAAGCAGCATAACTTAACATCATGACGCTAACGTGCATCATCAGCCAATTCGATTTTAAAGCCGGAACCAAGGGAGCCGAAGTTTGCATTTCGCCTGGTAAAGACAAAGTGGCAAAAGCAGTAATCCCCATGGCCACAGGAGTCGTCACCACCCCCACCAGGCGACTGCGGCTATTGTACTCAGCAATTAAATGAACCGCAGTTACACCCCAAGCGAGAAAGAATAAAGATTCGTAAAGATTGCTGATGGGGAAATAACCCGCTTCTAACCAACGCGCCCCCAATAAAGCGGCGATACAGAGGTTAGCGATGGCCACTCCCGTGCTGCCTAAGCCAGGCAACAAAGGTATGCTAGGAAAGGCTGCCCCGGCCCAATAAACCAGCATAGTTAAAAACAGGACTAAAAAAGAAGTGTTATCGAGAAAGTTCTCTAAGCTAACTAAATTCATGGGATTTCTCTCGTTTGTCGCTCGCTCGCTACCAAGTATTCCATCCTCTATCCTATCCCATCGGTAAGGCGATCGAGATAGGGAATTGTTAGTATGAACTTTGTATTTTCACTCTCACCTGCCCTAAAAATTATGGCTAATCAAGAAGATAATAAATTTTCCTGGTCGCGTTGGCCGCGGTTAGGCAAAATCCTGATCATTTGTTCTGGTGTTGCCGTTTTAGGCTATTTTCTTATCCCTCGTCCCTCAGAATTGTCCAATATTCCCCTCGAACCCTACAGCGAATTTATCAGTAAAGTGGAACGGGGCGACATCAGTAAGGTCAGAATTGGCAATCAAGTCATCTATTATCAATTAAAAAATCCTTTAGAATCCCTGCCTATTCCGGGTAATCCCCCCGTTAATCCTCCAGAATCAAGTCATCCCTTTTACGGTGATTCTAGTTCTCTAGCGGGCAAACCGAGCAGTAATCTAGCCCCTGGACGAGTTTTTGCCACGATTACAGTTTATAACCCCCAATTACCCCAACTATTACAGCAAAAAGGCGTAATCTTCGAGGCGATTCCCGTGGCCGAAAACAGTTGGATCAGCACTCTCCTCGCTTGGGTGGTTCCTCCCTTAATTTTAGTCGCTGCTATGCAGTTTCTGTTCTATCGCAACGATGACACCCGTAAATCGCTGCTTTTTAATAAAAATCTCGCTAAAGTTTACGGAGACGGCGAAAAATATCCGATTACCTTCAGTGATGTGGCCGGGGCCGAGGAAGCAAAAACCGAGTTAAAGGAAATTGTCGAATTTCTCAAGGATGCCGAGCGCTTTAATAAAATTGGGGCGCGTATTCCTAAAGGTGTTCTCTTGGTCGGACCGCCGGGGACGGGAAAAACCCTCTTAGCAAAAGCGGTCGCGGGGGAAGCGGGAGTGACGTTTTTTAGCATTTCGGCCTCGGAATTCGTGGAGTTATTTGTCGGGACTGGGGCAGCCCGGGTGCGGGATCTATTTGCCCAAGCGAAGAAAAATGCCCCTAGCATCATTTTTATTGATGAATTGGACGCGATCGGTAAATCGAGAAGTTCGGGATCGGGAACTAGCGGCAGTAATGATGAGCGCGAGCAGACTTTAAATCAACTTTTGACAGAAATGGACGGTTTTAGCCCCAAAGAAGCCGTTGTCATCGTTTTAGCCGCCACCAATCGCCCAGAGACTCTTGATGCCGCTTTATTGCGTCCGGGGCGCTTTGATCGCCAAGTTTTGGTGGATCGTCCCGATTTAGCGGGACGATTGGCAATTTTGGAAATATACGCCCAACGAGTCCAGATGGGTGAAGATGTTAATCTCAAAGCGATCGCCACCCAAACCCCCGGTTTTGCCGGTGCCGATTTAGCCAACCTCGTCAATGAGGCTGCTCTCTTGGCCGCCCGCAATAATCGGGAAAAAGTCAGTCAAATTGATTTTAAAGAGGCGATAGAAAGAGTTATCGCTGGTTTAGAAAAGAAAAGTCGGGTTCTCTCCGAAAAAGAAAAGAAAATCGTCGCTTATCACGAGGTTGGCCATGCTTTAGTTGGCGCTGTCATGCCGGGAGGTGGTCGGGTGGAGAAAATTTCCATCGTTCCCCGGGGTTTATCCGCTTTGGGTTATACCCTGAAAATTCCCACGGAAGACCGTTTTTTGATGACAGAAACCGAATTTAAAGAACAAATTACTATGTTATTGGGCGGTCGGGCAGCCGAAGAATTAATCTTTGGCAGTGTCACTAATGGCGCTTCCGATGATTTACAAAGGGCGACGGATATTGCTGAAAGAATGGTGACAATGTATGGTATGAGTAAATCCCTGGGACCCCTAGCCTACGATAAAACAGGACAGGCTAATTTTTTAGGTAATAATCAGGGTAGTCCCCGGCGTTCGATCGGGGAAAATACGGCCAAAGCGATCGATGAAGAAGTTAAACAAATTATCGACGCTAGTTACCAAAAAGCCCTAGCAATTCTCAGTCACAATCGCAATTTATTAGAGTCCATTACCGCTAATCTTTTGACCACCGAAGTAATCGAAGGAGAAGAATTGCAAGAATTCTTAAATCAAGCGCAAATGGTCTGATCAATCCTCATAAATAGGGTCTGCTGAAAAAGTTTTTCGTGGGGAAGTGGGGAAGTGGGGAGAACAAAGCTGCCTTTTGCCTTTTGCCTTTTGCCTTTTGCCTTTTGCCTTTTGCCTTTTGCCTTTTGCCTCTCCTCATAACTAGGGTTTGCTGAATAAATAATCGAGAATATCTAACTTAAGGAGAAGACAGAATCAAAGCATTTGAAAACTGATATTTCCCTGCTTTGACGGTTAATTTGCCCTTTTTCCAACCCAAAGAAACAGGAGAGTTATCTCGACTTAAACTGTTATAAAGGGCGAAATTTTTTGACCAATCGTGCTTTTGACCGTTACGAATTAACATCGGCAGTAGATTGATTTGATTAT contains the following coding sequences:
- the ccsB gene encoding c-type cytochrome biogenesis protein CcsB → MNLVSLENFLDNTSFLVLFLTMLVYWAGAAFPSIPLLPGLGSTGVAIANLCIAALLGARWLEAGYFPISNLYESLFFLAWGVTAVHLIAEYNSRSRLVGVVTTPVAMGITAFATLSLPGEMQTSAPLVPALKSNWLMMHVSVMMLSYAALMVGSLMAIAFLIVTRGQNIELKGSSVGTGAYRLQNKLSTTLSAPIFLETANGGPTALLTPTLTAMATLSPQRLSLAETLDNISYRVIGLGFPLLTIGIIAGAVWANEAWGSYWSWDPKETWALITWLVFAAYLHARITRGWQGRKPAILAASGFVVVWVCYLGVNLLGKGLHSYGWFF
- the ftsH gene encoding ATP-dependent zinc metalloprotease FtsH, giving the protein MANQEDNKFSWSRWPRLGKILIICSGVAVLGYFLIPRPSELSNIPLEPYSEFISKVERGDISKVRIGNQVIYYQLKNPLESLPIPGNPPVNPPESSHPFYGDSSSLAGKPSSNLAPGRVFATITVYNPQLPQLLQQKGVIFEAIPVAENSWISTLLAWVVPPLILVAAMQFLFYRNDDTRKSLLFNKNLAKVYGDGEKYPITFSDVAGAEEAKTELKEIVEFLKDAERFNKIGARIPKGVLLVGPPGTGKTLLAKAVAGEAGVTFFSISASEFVELFVGTGAARVRDLFAQAKKNAPSIIFIDELDAIGKSRSSGSGTSGSNDEREQTLNQLLTEMDGFSPKEAVVIVLAATNRPETLDAALLRPGRFDRQVLVDRPDLAGRLAILEIYAQRVQMGEDVNLKAIATQTPGFAGADLANLVNEAALLAARNNREKVSQIDFKEAIERVIAGLEKKSRVLSEKEKKIVAYHEVGHALVGAVMPGGGRVEKISIVPRGLSALGYTLKIPTEDRFLMTETEFKEQITMLLGGRAAEELIFGSVTNGASDDLQRATDIAERMVTMYGMSKSLGPLAYDKTGQANFLGNNQGSPRRSIGENTAKAIDEEVKQIIDASYQKALAILSHNRNLLESITANLLTTEVIEGEELQEFLNQAQMV